The following nucleotide sequence is from Nitrospira sp..
TCGTGGCTCATAGTTGAAGGTCGGACTGATGTAATCCCCTGTTTCGAACATCTCGCGTCCCGCCTCGGCGTTCCGTCCCTCATCGCGGTCCGTGAGTCCGAGCGAGCCGAGGCCGACGAAGAACAAGACGGCCGCCATGGCCAATAGGAGCAGCAAAGCCGGCGGTTGGATCGATCGATCCGCCGGCGTCGGCGCTGCGGGGGGGGCGGGTTGTCCGTTCAATTCCGGTTCCATCAGGATTTCGTCGCGGGCGAGGTTGCACCGGGATCGGCGTGACCAGGGCGGTGGATGAGCATGAGGTTCCGCAGATAGACGATACTACCGATGCTCTGGCCGGCAATGAAGACGGGATCCTCACGATAAATGGCGTAGGCGAGCGTGATCAGACCGCCGATCAGACTCATGTACCAAAAGGCCGTGGGGACCCGGCTTTCGGCGTGGCGTTCTGAGGCAATCCATTGGACGACCCAACGCATGAAGAAGATTCCCTGGCCAAGGAACCCGATGATGAGCCACAGGGTTTCGATGGTCATAGGGGTGTGGACGTCGGAATAGAGGGAGATGGCGTCGGAGCGGTGCGATAACGGTATCGGAGACAGCGATGTTGCATCCAGCGCACGGCGATCAAGTCGTAGAGTCCCTTGAACAGACGATTGCCGACACCATACTTCGACGTGCCGCGCGTGCGGGGGGAATGGCGCACCGGGACTTCTGTGACGGTAAATCCGTGCATCAAGGCGAGGGCCGGGAAAAATCGATGCATGCCCTCGAAAAGCTGCAGTTTATCTACCACCGTGCGGCGGAACAATTTGAGCGAGCAGCCCGTATCGTGGACGCGGTCTCCGGTGACCGCGCTGCGTACGGCGTTGGCGATACGAGACGACACCTTGCGCGTCAGGCTGTCATGCCGATTCTTCCGCCAGCCGCACACGAGATCGTACGTGTGAATGTAGGGGAGCAGCGTGGCGAGATCTGCCGGATCGTTCTGGAGATCTCCGTCGATGGTCATCACCAACTCTCCAGTCGATTGTTTGAACCCCGCATCGAAGGCGGCGGACTGGCCGTAGTTCCGATCGAAATGGAACACCTTCACTGGGGCATATTGGTTGGCCAAGCGATCCAAGAGATCCGAACTCCCGTCGGTGCTCCCATCGTCGATGAACAACAGCTCGAACGGAGCCGATCGCGACTCTTCCCGGCCATCCAGGACCTGCATGAGTTGCTCCGTCAAGGGAATCAAGTTGTCGTGTTCATCCTTGATGGGGATGACCACGGAAGCCCATGGGCGGGTCACCACAGTCATGGAGCGGGATCGGATCCTTCGCGCAGGGGTTCGTCGATCGTCACGGGCGACATTCTACAAAAGGCATGGAGGAGTGGTCAAACGGTGCCGGCCTCCGGGGCCGCTGACGGACAGCGCCTACTCGATCAACAGCCGCCGGTCCGTATAGTCGGCGATCTGCGGATCCTGCGAGAGGAAGAGGATCGACCAGAGTTCGTCTTTCGCGCAGAGCCGCCGGAGGATGGTCTCGCGCGTGGCCGGCAGCATGTTGTGAAGGGTGCCGTCGAAGATCAGCAGCTGCGGGCGAGTCACGATGGCGCGCGCCACCAGCAATCGCAGGGTTTGGCTCAACGACAGGGGCGACCGGTACCCTGAGATCCAGGTGTGCAACCCCTGCGGCAACGCGTCGATCTCCTTGTCGAGTTCCACGAAGTGAATCGCCCATTGCAGCTGCTCGTAGGCGATGTCCGCTCGGCCGAGGGTGATATTGTCTTCGACCGTGCCGTCCAAGAGCGTGGGGAGGGAATCCAGCACCACTCCTCGAACGCGACTGATCGATGCCCGCTGCACCTCGACCAAGTTCATCCCGTTGTACCGCACGAATCCGGCGGTCGGGGGGCGAAGGCCCGCCAACACCATCGCCAGTGCTGTCTTGGTATGGTTGGAGGCACAGAGCAGTGCGACCTTTTCCCCGGGTGCGACGTCCAGGCAAACGTTCTCAAAGAGGACGGCCCCGTCCGTCGCCTTGTCGGAGAGGTTGCGGCAGGTCAGGTGGATGCCGGATGAGCCGAACGCCGCTGCCGGCACCTCGGCCCTTGTTCCCTCATCCTCCGTGGGCAACGAAAAGACGGCCGCGATCTCACGGCAGGAGACAAACGCGAAAAACATCGCCACCATGCGCCGGGCCAGGGTGTCCATGTTCAGCAGGAGATTGCCCACCAGCACCTCGGCGGCGGCGAATTGTCCCACGGTCAATTGCCCGTCGACTACGA
It contains:
- a CDS encoding lipid-A-disaccharide synthase N-terminal domain-containing protein, coding for MTIETLWLIIGFLGQGIFFMRWVVQWIASERHAESRVPTAFWYMSLIGGLITLAYAIYREDPVFIAGQSIGSIVYLRNLMLIHRPGHADPGATSPATKS
- a CDS encoding glycosyltransferase family 2 protein, with amino-acid sequence MTVVTRPWASVVIPIKDEHDNLIPLTEQLMQVLDGREESRSAPFELLFIDDGSTDGSSDLLDRLANQYAPVKVFHFDRNYGQSAAFDAGFKQSTGELVMTIDGDLQNDPADLATLLPYIHTYDLVCGWRKNRHDSLTRKVSSRIANAVRSAVTGDRVHDTGCSLKLFRRTVVDKLQLFEGMHRFFPALALMHGFTVTEVPVRHSPRTRGTSKYGVGNRLFKGLYDLIAVRWMQHRCLRYRYRTAPTPSPSIPTSTPL
- a CDS encoding ABC transporter ATP-binding protein; this translates as MLGIIATYAVGIGLFLLCVPIAVQELVSTFSFAMEPRMIFTLTLFVASSLTGVAAFRVLQARAVETFQQRLYTRIALAFTLLLPRLRDDTFHPQQAHRFMEADLLTRALVAMVADLFNVAVVGTIGITMLILFHPLFVVYILVLLLGFVGLLTIFGRGGFFITLEMSRLHYEIFGWIQNIAHNLPHLRAAGESPYLLTRTDALTRIYARIRQRRSDTLTGRQYKAAALWQVAGHSGLIVTAGLLVVDGQLTVGQFAAAEVLVGNLLLNMDTLARRMVAMFFAFVSCREIAAVFSLPTEDEGTRAEVPAAAFGSSGIHLTCRNLSDKATDGAVLFENVCLDVAPGEKVALLCASNHTKTALAMVLAGLRPPTAGFVRYNGMNLVEVQRASISRVRGVVLDSLPTLLDGTVEDNITLGRADIAYEQLQWAIHFVELDKEIDALPQGLHTWISGYRSPLSLSQTLRLLVARAIVTRPQLLIFDGTLHNMLPATRETILRRLCAKDELWSILFLSQDPQIADYTDRRLLIE